The DNA window GTCGCGAGCTTCTACGTGATGTACCACCTGAAGAAGCCGGGCAAGTACGTCGTGGACGTCTGCACGAACCTGTCCTGCTCGCTCTGGGGCGCGGAGAAGATGCTCGCCTACCTCGAGGAGAAGCTCGGCCTCAAGGCAGGTGAAGCCAACGAGAAGTTCACCTTGCGCGAGACCGAGTGCCTGGCCTCCTGCGGCACCGCACCGTGCCTGCAGATCAACGAGGATCACCACGAGAGCCTCACCCGCGCCAAGCTGGACGCCATCCTGGCCAAGCTGAGCTGAAGCCCACTCCTTTCACTTCTCAGGTAGGACGTCATCACATGGCCTCTACGGCAAAGGGCATCGACCCGATCATCTCGGCGGCCTGGGGCAAGCCGCAGTCCTGGACTCTCGACAGCTACAAGAAGCGCGGTGGCTACGAGGGCCTGAAGAAGGCGCTGGAGATGCAGCCGGCCGCCATCATCGATGAGGTGAAGAAGTCCAACCTGCGCGGCCGCGGCGGCGCGGGTTTCCCCACGGGTCTCAAGTGGAGCTTCGTCCCGAAGGACAGCCCCAAGCCCAAGTACCTGGCCGTCAACGGCGACGAGTCCGAGCCGGGCACCTTCAAGGACCGCTACATCCTCGAGGATGACCCGCACATGATGCTGGAGGGCATCGCCATCGCGTCGTACGCGCTGGGCGTGCACACCTGCTACGTGTACCTGCGCGGTGAGTTCAAGTTCCCCGCGGAGCGCTGCCAGGCCGCCATCGATGAGGCGTACAAGGCGGGCATCTTCGGCAAGAAGCTGATGGGCAAGGACTTCGAGCTCAACTGCTACCTGGTCCGTGGCGCCGGCGCGTACATCTGCGGCGAGGAGACCGCGCTGCTGGAGAGCCTCGAGGGCAAGAAGGGCTGGCCGCGCCTGAAGCCGCCCTTCCCCGCGGTGGTGGGCCTCTTCGGCTCCCCCACGGTGGTGAACAACGTGGAGACGCTCGCGAGCGTGCCCCACGTCTTCACCGGTGGCTCCGACTGGTACGCGAAGCTGGGCACGGACAAGTCGGGCGGCACGCGACTGGTCTGCCTGTCGGGCTCGGTGAACCGGCCTGGCGTCTACGAAGTGTCCATGTTCACCACGCTCGCGGAGCTCATCTACGACGACAAGTACGGCCGAGGCATGCCGGCGGGTCGCAAGGTGAAGGCCGTGATTCCGGGCGGGTCCTCGGCGCCGGTGCTGGGCGCGGACGAGCTGGACGTGGCCATGGAGTTCGAGGCCCTCAAGGTGAAGCAGACCATGGCGGGCTCCGGCGGCGTCATCGTCATGGACGACGCCACCTGCATGGTGCGCAGCCTGTGGCGCGTGGCGCGCTTCTACGCGGAAGAGTCCTGCGGCCAGTGCACGCCGTGCCGCGAGGGCACACCCTGGCAGACGCGCCTGTTGCGCAAGATTGAGGAAGGGCGCGGCGAGCCCGGCGACATCGACATGCTGTCGAACGTGGCCTCGTCCATCGCCCCCTACCCGCCCATCGGCCTGGGCAACACCATCTGCGCGCTGGGCGACGCGGCGGCGCTGCCCACGCACTCGTTCCTGATGCGGTTCAAGGACGAGTTCGAGGCTCACATCCGCGAGAAGCGCTGCCCGTTCGGCGACAAGCCCTGGGGTTCGTTCGGAGACTGGTCTTGAACATCGAGCTCATCCTTTTCGGGGCGTTCGCGCTCCTGACGCTGTTGTCGGCCGGGACGGTCATCTTCGCGCGGAGCCCCATCAACTCCGCGATGGCCCTGGTCTCCACGTTCTTCTTCCTGGCCGGCCTGTACGTCCTGCTCTGGGCGCACACCGTGGCCATCCTCCAGGTCATGGTCTACGCGGGCGCCATCATGGTGCTCTTCCTGTTCGTCATCATGCTGCTCAACCTGGGCGAGTCCCCCACGCGGGGCAAGCCCACGCTGGCACGCATCGTGGGTGGCGCGGCGACGGTGGGCCTCCTGGTGGTGCTGGGAATCGTCCTG is part of the Myxococcus landrumus genome and encodes:
- a CDS encoding NADH-quinone oxidoreductase subunit NuoE family protein, with product MAEPLFTPEEQKKFDAGIAEIISHYPSDRKSAGMLPALRLLQEIKGWLPPEGLRLVAKHLEVTPERAYEVASFYVMYHLKKPGKYVVDVCTNLSCSLWGAEKMLAYLEEKLGLKAGEANEKFTLRETECLASCGTAPCLQINEDHHESLTRAKLDAILAKLS
- the nuoF gene encoding NADH-quinone oxidoreductase subunit NuoF, encoding MASTAKGIDPIISAAWGKPQSWTLDSYKKRGGYEGLKKALEMQPAAIIDEVKKSNLRGRGGAGFPTGLKWSFVPKDSPKPKYLAVNGDESEPGTFKDRYILEDDPHMMLEGIAIASYALGVHTCYVYLRGEFKFPAERCQAAIDEAYKAGIFGKKLMGKDFELNCYLVRGAGAYICGEETALLESLEGKKGWPRLKPPFPAVVGLFGSPTVVNNVETLASVPHVFTGGSDWYAKLGTDKSGGTRLVCLSGSVNRPGVYEVSMFTTLAELIYDDKYGRGMPAGRKVKAVIPGGSSAPVLGADELDVAMEFEALKVKQTMAGSGGVIVMDDATCMVRSLWRVARFYAEESCGQCTPCREGTPWQTRLLRKIEEGRGEPGDIDMLSNVASSIAPYPPIGLGNTICALGDAAALPTHSFLMRFKDEFEAHIREKRCPFGDKPWGSFGDWS
- a CDS encoding NADH-quinone oxidoreductase subunit J family protein; protein product: MNIELILFGAFALLTLLSAGTVIFARSPINSAMALVSTFFFLAGLYVLLWAHTVAILQVMVYAGAIMVLFLFVIMLLNLGESPTRGKPTLARIVGGAATVGLLVVLGIVLLKLPGGAPPTMSAAAQASFGTMATLGQTIFTQWLLPFEAVSLLLLVAMVGAVVVAKSRI